The following are encoded in a window of Amaranthus tricolor cultivar Red isolate AtriRed21 chromosome 2, ASM2621246v1, whole genome shotgun sequence genomic DNA:
- the LOC130806682 gene encoding acyl-acyl carrier protein thioesterase ATL3, chloroplastic-like, producing the protein MVSMQALTMFTPSNMVSCPNTVIFPNRQPKNHISISPPPACVANQCLLFRSTPRHRSSISARPCYHNLSGVNYYDVNGVSEIQLKVRDYELDRYEVVNNAVYCSYCHLASYELARNIGLDDNAIQSTGGIAFSKLSLTFISPLKSGDEFVVKSIVSDVSAARLFADHFIFKLPNYEAILEANSVIVLLDKNNRPARIPAAVKSKVKQFISNESSAMDLIKSFRAIECNGPAESPLL; encoded by the exons ATGGTTTCAATGCAAGCTCTAACCATGTTTACACCATCAAACATGGTTTCATGTCCAAACACAGTTATTTTCCCAAATCGTCAACCCAAAAACCATATTTCGATTTCTCCACCACCAGCATGTGTTGCTAATCAATGTCTTCTCTTTCGTTCCACGCCTCGCCACCGGTCGTCGATTTCTGCTCGGCCATGCTATCATAATCTTTCCGGTGTTAATTATTACGA TGTGAATGGGGTTTCAGAAATTCAACTTAAAGTACGTGATTATGAATTGGATCGATATGAAGTTGTTAATAATGCAGTGTATTGTAGCTATTGTCATCTAG CAAGTTATGAGTTAGCAAGAAATATTGGTCTAGATGATAATGCGATTCAGAGCACTGGTGGTATCGCATTCTCAAAATTGTCTCTTACGTTTATCTCACCTCTGAag AGTGGAGATGAGTTTGTTGTGAAGTCTATAGTTTCAGATGTATCAGCAGCTCGTTTATTTGCCGACCATTTCATTTTCAAGTTACCAAATTATGAG GCAATCTTGGAAGCGAATTCAGTAATCGTGTTACTCGATAAAAATAATCGTCCTGCTCGTATACCAGCAGCAGTGAAATCAAAGGTCAAACAATTTATAAGCAATGAAAGTTCGGCAATGGATCTTATTAAATCTTTTCGGGCCATTGAATGTAATGGCCCGGCTGAATCCCCATTACTATAA
- the LOC130806733 gene encoding uncharacterized protein LOC130806733 isoform X1, with the protein MAARIVAAARQAASITRISSQQPFPHLVQRRGLAGAADHHGPPKVNCWQEPMNPGSWKEEQFVIVSLSGWGLLIFGGYKFFAGGKDKKEKVAEASH; encoded by the exons ATGGCAGCTCGTATTGTGGCGGCTGCTCGTCAAGCTGCATCCATTACTCGGATCTCTTCTCAACAGCCTTTCCCTCATCTTGTTCAACGCCGAGGTCTCGCTGGTGCTGCCG ATCACCATGGGCCACCTAAGGTAAACTGCTGGCAAGAACCAATGAATCCTGGTAGCTGGAAGGAAGAACAA TTTGTTATCGTCTCCCTCTCTGGATGGGGTTTGCTTATATTTGGAGGCTACAAGTTCTTTGCTGGGGGAAAAGACAAGAAAGAG
- the LOC130806733 gene encoding uncharacterized protein LOC130806733 isoform X2 produces the protein MAARIVAAARQAASITRISSQQPFPHLVQRRGLAGAADHHGPPKVNCWQEPMNPGSWKEEQFVIVSLSGWGLLIFGGYKFFAGGKDKKEVAEASH, from the exons ATGGCAGCTCGTATTGTGGCGGCTGCTCGTCAAGCTGCATCCATTACTCGGATCTCTTCTCAACAGCCTTTCCCTCATCTTGTTCAACGCCGAGGTCTCGCTGGTGCTGCCG ATCACCATGGGCCACCTAAGGTAAACTGCTGGCAAGAACCAATGAATCCTGGTAGCTGGAAGGAAGAACAA TTTGTTATCGTCTCCCTCTCTGGATGGGGTTTGCTTATATTTGGAGGCTACAAGTTCTTTGCTGGGGGAAAAGACAAGAAAGAG